The sequence TACTATTTTTATATTTCGACTTTTTAATCTTTTAAGTACTTCCCCATTGGGATGATTAAAACGATTATCCTTCCCAACAGATATAATCGCTATTTTCGGCGACACCTTGTTTAACAATAGTTCTGTTGTCGATGTTTTACTGCCGTGATGTCCGATTTTCAACACATCGGTATTAATATCTTTATATTGTTCCATTAATTTTTTCTCTCCATCTTCTTCCAAATCACCTGTAAGTAACCAACGCAACCCACCCATTTCGCTATATAACACTATAGAAGTATTATTTATATTTTCAGTAGTCTCATGTTTAATTGGGGATAACACTGTAAAAACATAATTCCCACTATTCCATTGATCCCCTTGTTGGACAAACCGCACAGGTATTCCTTTTTGATGAGCTTGCTGCACTAATTTTGTTTCTAATTCGTTTTTCTTCAAGGTTAGGGGAAGAACTAACTCTTTAACTTTTAGCTCATTTAGTACTGCCTGGGCTCCCCCTGCATGATCAAAATCACCATGCGTAATAATCACCTTGTCAATGACAGCCGCACCCTTACTTTTTAAAAATGGAACAACTGTGTCTCTTCCAACTTCATAGGGGCGCTGCCTTTGTTGCCATTGTTCTTGATTAAATAGCATCGCTCCGCCTGTATCAATTAGATATGTCCCTTTTCCATAAGGAAGGCGAATAAAAATACTATCTCCTTGACCGACGTCAAGAAATGTAATTTCTCCTTCACTGCTATAGGTGGTAATTAACATTTGACTTAGAACCAAACATATGGGTATCAATAAGAGACCCATTTTATAGTAAAATTGCTTACGAAATTTTTCCCATACAACGAAATAACTAAAGAAACCCACAACATACAGGAAGAGAGAAAAATGATTAGGCTTTCCTACTAACAATTGATTAAAAGGGAAACGGGAAATAAATTCGGTTACTTTATTTGTCCAATCAATAATTTCTGTTAAAACAAAGATAAATGGATCTACCCATCCTTTAAACAGCAAGTGTAGAAGAAAGCAGGCCAGCACAAGTGGCAGAATAACAACATTAAATAATGGAATATAAAGCAGATTAACAACTAATGAAATGATTGAAAACTCGTAAAAGAAATGGAGAAGAATGGGGGCAGAAGAGATCATGGATATAAAGGAAGTAACGAAGAGAGCGGTTGTCGTAGTTTGATTTTCTCCCAAAAGATATGGAAGTGAAACCAATAAGGCAAAGGTGACCAAAAACGATAACTGAAAACCAACATTATAAATAACATAAGGACTAGCAAATGAATAAACTAAAAAGGTAACACAGAGCCCATCTAATGGGCTTATCTGATAGGAAGGGCCCCATCTCTTTGCAATTAATAAAATCATTGTCATGATGACAGACCGATTCACCGATGGCGAAGCCCCCGTAAGAACTCCATATACAGGTAATAAGGCTAACAAAAGAATAACAGTGTTTTCTCTCGTGATTCCTATCCGAAGAAGAAGCTGATAAAAAATAGCGACAACAATTGCAATATGAAGACCTGAAATTGCTAACAAATGAACAATACCTAATTCACGATAATGATCCATCGTTTCTGGTGAAATAAAATCATCACTACCAAACAATAGAGCAGCAGCAAGCGGAACCGCTTTTTCTGGAAAGTGGGTTTCTAAATAATGAAATCCTTTATATCGAATCATTTTAATTGAGGTCATGAGCGTTGGAGCTTCTTGGCATGCGTTAATTTGAAGGGTTTTCGGCTTTAGTATCCAATGAATTCGATTTTGAAGTAAATATTCGCGGTAATTAAAGGAGTTTGGATTTGAGGATTCTGAGGGCTTCTCTAATATTCCTTCCACTTGGCAAACTAGACCAGGGGAAAGGTTGCTTTTTAGAAGTTGTTTTTCTCTCTCAGATTGAATTTTATATCTTATCATCAACCTTTCTGATCGTGTTTGATCGTTTGCAGCAACAGTTAGGACGTCACCGTCGATATTCTCTATTTCATTAAATGATAATATAAACCGCTCTTCCTTACCAGATAGATGAGTTTGATTTTCTTGAACCACGATCCCTGCCCTTATAAAAAAAATACTAAAAATCAAAAAGGATAGAAGAATATACTTTCCTTCCACTCTTTTTTGTTTTAGTAAAAAAATAAACGAACAACCTAAAAGTCCGAGGATCAGGAATAAGTTTTCCATTACAGCTAAGATCCCTAGCAAGGCAGCTAATGTCAAAAATACAACTTTTGTTCTCATATTTATCCCCTCAAACTTTCAAGTTAAAAATTTAAGGCTGACTTAACGTCAACCTCTTCTATTTTGCTAGATGAACCACTTCAATGTCCTTTAAAAAATAGTCATTCCATTTATTCCGATAGGGCTCACGAAAAACAACTTTTGCGATCCCGGACTGAGCTAATGTTTTCGCACAATTTTCACAAGGCTCATGAGTAACAAAAGCAGTAGCCCCTTTTAATAAGCTTCGATCTGCATGTAGAACAGCGTTTAATTCTGCATGTAATGTTCGAATACATCTTCCTTCATCATTAATTAAACATCCTACATCTTCACAATGATCATGACCATGGATGGAGCCATTATACCCTGTTGAAATAATATGCTTGTCCTTTACAATGACACAACCGACATGTAATCTTGGACATGTCGAACGGGTTCCAACCTCATTAGCTATATCTAGAAAATAATGATCCCAACTTTTTCTCATCTTTAATA is a genomic window of Niallia sp. XMNu-256 containing:
- a CDS encoding DNA internalization-related competence protein ComEC/Rec2; its protein translation is MRTKVVFLTLAALLGILAVMENLFLILGLLGCSFIFLLKQKRVEGKYILLSFLIFSIFFIRAGIVVQENQTHLSGKEERFILSFNEIENIDGDVLTVAANDQTRSERLMIRYKIQSEREKQLLKSNLSPGLVCQVEGILEKPSESSNPNSFNYREYLLQNRIHWILKPKTLQINACQEAPTLMTSIKMIRYKGFHYLETHFPEKAVPLAAALLFGSDDFISPETMDHYRELGIVHLLAISGLHIAIVVAIFYQLLLRIGITRENTVILLLALLPVYGVLTGASPSVNRSVIMTMILLIAKRWGPSYQISPLDGLCVTFLVYSFASPYVIYNVGFQLSFLVTFALLVSLPYLLGENQTTTTALFVTSFISMISSAPILLHFFYEFSIISLVVNLLYIPLFNVVILPLVLACFLLHLLFKGWVDPFIFVLTEIIDWTNKVTEFISRFPFNQLLVGKPNHFSLFLYVVGFFSYFVVWEKFRKQFYYKMGLLLIPICLVLSQMLITTYSSEGEITFLDVGQGDSIFIRLPYGKGTYLIDTGGAMLFNQEQWQQRQRPYEVGRDTVVPFLKSKGAAVIDKVIITHGDFDHAGGAQAVLNELKVKELVLPLTLKKNELETKLVQQAHQKGIPVRFVQQGDQWNSGNYVFTVLSPIKHETTENINNTSIVLYSEMGGLRWLLTGDLEEDGEKKLMEQYKDINTDVLKIGHHGSKTSTTELLLNKVSPKIAIISVGKDNRFNHPNGEVLKRLKSRNIKIVRTDISGAITYRFKKETGTFWVHRP
- a CDS encoding cytidine/deoxycytidylate deaminase family protein, producing MRKSWDHYFLDIANEVGTRSTCPRLHVGCVIVKDKHIISTGYNGSIHGHDHCEDVGCLINDEGRCIRTLHAELNAVLHADRSLLKGATAFVTHEPCENCAKTLAQSGIAKVVFREPYRNKWNDYFLKDIEVVHLAK